A window of the Diceros bicornis minor isolate mBicDic1 chromosome 12, mDicBic1.mat.cur, whole genome shotgun sequence genome harbors these coding sequences:
- the ZFP36L2 gene encoding mRNA decay activator protein ZFP36L2 encodes MSTTLLSAFYDIDFLCKTEKSLANLNLNMLDKKAVGTPVAAAPSSGFTPGFLRRHSASNLHALAHPTPSPGSCSPKFPGAANGSSCGSGAAGGPASYGTLKEPSGGGGTALLNKENKFRDRSFSENGERSQHLLHLQQQQKGGGGSQINSTRYKTELCRPFEESGTCKYGEKCQFAHGFHELRSLTRHPKYKTELCRTFHTIGFCPYGPRCHFIHNADERRPAPSGGASGDLRTFSARDALHLGFPREPRPKLHHSLSFSGFPSGHHQPPGSLESPLLLDSPTSRTPPPPSCSSASSCSSSASSCSSASAASTPSGAPTCCASAAAAAAAALLYGTGGAEDLLAPGAPCAACSSASCANNAFAFGPELSSLITPLAIQTHNFAAVAAAAYYRSQQQQQQQQQQQQQGLVPPAQPPAPPSAPLPSSAAAPPSPPFSFQLPRRLSESPVFDAPPSPPDSLSDRDSYLSGSLSSGSLSGSESPSLDPGRRLPIFSRLSISDD; translated from the exons ATGTCGACCACACTTCTGTCCGCCTTCTACGATATCGACTTCTTGTGCAAG ACGGAGAAATCCCTGGCCAACCTCAATCTGAACATGCTGGACAAGAAGGCGGTGGGGACGCCCGTGGCCGCCGCCCCCAGCTCGGGCTTCACGCCGGGCTTCCTCCGACGGCACTCGGCCAGCAACCTGCACGCGCTCGCCCACCCTACGCCTAGCCCTGGCAGCTGCTCACCCAAGTTCCCGGGCGCGGCTAACGGCAGCAGCTGTGGCAGCGGGGCGGCCGGCGGCCCGGCCTCCTATGGCACCCTCAAGGAGCCGTCGGGGGGCGGCGGCACGGCCCTGCTGAACAAGGAGAACAAATTTCGGGACCGCTCGTTCAGCGAGAACGGAGAGCGCAGCCAGCACCTCCTGCACCTGCAGCAACAGCAGAAGGGTGGTGGCGGCTCCCAGATCAACTCGACGCGCTACAAAACTGAGCTGTGCCGGCCCTTCGAGGAGAGCGGCACGTGCAAGTATGGCGAGAAGTGCCAGTTCGCGCACGGCTTCCACGAGCTGCGCAGCCTGACCCGGCACCCGAAGTACAAGACGGAGCTGTGCCGCACCTTCCACACCATCGGCTTCTGCCCCTACGGGCCGCGCTGCCACTTCATCCACAACGCCGATGAGCGACGGCCCGCGCCGTCGGGGGGCGCCTCTGGGGACCTGCGCACCTTCAGCGCGCGCGACGCGCTGCATCTGGGCTTCCCGCGGGAGCCGCGGCCCAAGCTACACCACAGCCTCAGCTTCTCGGGCTTCCCGTCGGGCCACCACCAGCCCCCGGGGAGCCTCGAGTCGCCGCTGCTGCTCGACAGCCCCACGTCTCGCACTCCGCCGCCGCCCTCCTGCTCCTCGGCCTCGTCCTGCTCCTCGTCCGCTTCGTCCTGCTCGTCGGCCTCGGCGGCCTCCACGCCCTCTGGCGCCCCGACGTGCTGTGCctcggcggcggcagcggccgcGGCCGCACTGCTGTATGGCACCGGGGGCGCCGAGGACCTGCTGGCGCCGGGCGCTCCGTGCGCCGCCTGCTCGTCCGCCTCGTGCGCAAACAACGCTTTCGCCTTCGGCCCGGAGCTGAGCAGCCTCATCACGCCGCTTGCCATCCAGACCCACAACTTCGCCGCCGTGGCCGCCGCCGCCTACTATCgcagccagcagcagcagcagcagcagcagcagcagcagcagcagggcctGGTGCCCCCCGCGCAGCCCCCGGCGCCGCCCAGCGCGCCCCTCCCTTCCAGCGCCGCCGCGCCGCCCTCGCCGCCCTTCAGTTTCCAGCTGCCGCGCCGCCTGTCCGAGTCTCCCGTGTTCGACGCGCCTCCCAGTCCCCCGGACTCGCTGTCGGATCGCGACAGCTACCTGAGCGGCTCCTTGAGCTCGGGCAGCCTCAGCGGCTCCGAGTCCCCCAGCCTCGACCCCGGCCGCCGCCTGCCCATCTTCAGCCGTCTCTCCATCTCCGACGACTGA